The Merismopedia glauca CCAP 1448/3 genome includes the window AACAATAGCCCCGCCCAACAATACGACAAATAATCGAAACAGATCCACCAGCAGTTTGGGAACTCTTGCTCGCCAGGTATCGGCTTTAGCTTGTTCAAATAAGACGGCATTGAGCAGCGACAGGGCAGCATGAATAATGCCGAGCAAAAATAGCGTTTCTACAGCCTTAATGATGTCGCTATTGGTCGGAAGCAGAAAGACGTACCGCAGAAATAGTAAAAAGACGAGGACGGGCAAAACTAAGTTGCGGACAATCTGTAAGGTGGCTGCTAAGGCTTTTCCCCGTCTTTGCAAGCGATAACTCCACTCTCCCAAGCAAATAACTAACAAGGGGAAGCCCACTATAAGTGCGATCGCCCAGAGCAATAAATTCCCCGTTATTGCCACATTGCTCATGGTTAAACCTCAGTTCTGACAGGTTTTTGGACGCTTTTAAGTTGCCATGCCCTCAATGCTGCTTTGCCATTGCCTTCTAAGCCTGGGGCTGGCTCGAATTCGTAGAGATCGTCTAAACGACGATAGACTTCCTCAGAAACCAGGATCGATCCCGGCTGACAAGCTAACCTCAGCGCATTTGCTCGATCGATCGCCTCTCCCCAAACGTCATAAATTAATTTGTTCCTGCCCACAATTCCCGCGATCGCATCTCCCGAATGAATGCCTATGCAAACATTTAATTGAAATCCGCGTTCGAGATCGAAACGGCGAACGATCGCTACCATTTCTAAAGCAAAATCTACGGCTCGTTTATCGTGGTCTAAATAAGGCACTGACAGCCCGCAGACGGACAGATAGCTATCACCGGTCGTCTTAATTTTTTCTAGGCCGTAGCGTTCGGCAGTTTCGTCAAAGCTGGTCACTAAATCGTTGAGAATAGTAACGAGTTCGTTAGCATTCAAGGACTCTGCTAGTTTGGAAAATCCAGTTATTTTGGCAAAGAGTACCGCAATATTAGTCGCATTTTCGGCAATATCTTTTTCGCCGCGTTTGAGGCGTTTGGCGATCGCGGCTGGAAAGACACTCAACAATAACCTTTCGTTTTCTCGATTTTTTTCTTCAACTAACTGCGTTTGAGCGTGAAGGCTGTAAACCATCGCATTAAAGGACTTAGCCAATTCCCCAAACTCATCGTCAGTTGTTAATTTAGCCATAGCATCTAACTGTCCCGATTCGACTTTGCGAGCGTTTCTAATCAACTGATTAATCGGTTTGACAAACAAATAGGACAATCCCATCGCTAACAACGTTACCAGAAGCATCAATAACGTTGCCGAGATCAATACTTGACGACCAAAAGAATAAGTTGGCGCATAAGCTTCCGCTAGGTCGATTTCTGACAAAATTGCCCACTCCAAACCATCAATCTCAAGCGGTGCATAGGAACTCAACACCGAAATTCCGCGATAATCTTGAATGATTTTCGTGCCTTGTTTGCCAGTTAAAGCCTTTTGGGTGGCTTCGGTTTGCACCTTCGTTTCGAGAATCGAGGTGTTATATTGCTGAATGCGTTTG containing:
- a CDS encoding adenylate/guanylate cyclase domain-containing protein; its protein translation is MGWLDRLSIKSKLIVMLLTVSSCSILITAYLGYQSGQTNLTDRVFSQLTSVRASKSYQIESYFKTIRNHIQTLSEDPAVVDAMQEFTTAYSQLETTPIPPQFDRQLTDYYQKEFLRRLAITEKGSPVLTSFLPETQASRYLQYHYIAGNPNPVGKKHFLNNAGDDRQYSRIHARYHPIFRNIIEKFGYYDMFLIDTKGTIVYTVYKETDFTSNLTTGPYNESNLARLVAKVRQAKQRNYARIVDFEAYAPSYGAPGAFIAVPIFSQAKFVGVLAVQLPVNEINNVMTGNRNWERDGLGKTGETYLVGRDYLMRSVSRFLVQKPEAYFQTLRSLGVDEPILKRIQQYNTSILETKVQTEATQKALTGKQGTKIIQDYRGISVLSSYAPLEIDGLEWAILSEIDLAEAYAPTYSFGRQVLISATLLMLLVTLLAMGLSYLFVKPINQLIRNARKVESGQLDAMAKLTTDDEFGELAKSFNAMVYSLHAQTQLVEEKNRENERLLLSVFPAAIAKRLKRGEKDIAENATNIAVLFAKITGFSKLAESLNANELVTILNDLVTSFDETAERYGLEKIKTTGDSYLSVCGLSVPYLDHDKRAVDFALEMVAIVRRFDLERGFQLNVCIGIHSGDAIAGIVGRNKLIYDVWGEAIDRANALRLACQPGSILVSEEVYRRLDDLYEFEPAPGLEGNGKAALRAWQLKSVQKPVRTEV